DNA sequence from the Armigeres subalbatus isolate Guangzhou_Male chromosome 1, GZ_Asu_2, whole genome shotgun sequence genome:
TCCGACGCGTGGTGTACACCGTAGAGAGTTTTGAGcccaggcatactgcaacgaggtagtggtcggattaaatattcgcactgtggtaagtgcgtacgttcgtgatgttggaGCAGAATTtagattagaacgtggtcgatttggtttttcgtttcttgattaggtgatttccatgtggccttgtgaatattcttgcggggaaagaaagtgctgcagactaccattccgcgggaggctgcaaagtttatgcatcgttggccgttgtcgttcgatgcggtatgcagactatcctaTGCAGACATATCCTCCCTTCCCACCTGAGCGTTTAtatcgccgatgacgattttgacgacccgcagtgggcatccatggtatgtctgctccagctatgGAAAgtacgcttctttctcgtcgtcgggtctcccttcgtgtgggcagtgcacgttgatgatactatagttgaagaatcggccttttatcctcagcttgcacatccttgcgttgattgactgCCACCTAATcatgcgttggcgcatcttgcccaaaactatgaagccggtttccagctcgttggtggtgccacagctttggtagaaggtagccgctcgatgcccgcttttccacactttctgtcctgtccagcagatttctacgacatcgaagttgcggggatgtaattcatcgtagattatcctatcgcaacctgcgaagcctagcgacttgcagttccatgttccaagcttccgatcgtgatcctttattcgtcgcctaggtctttgccgggcagcagggactatgtccaagggcttgacgatccctccccaggccatctgcgagttgtggggcttgcggatgtggtggggtttgacagtgggccctgttaaacctctataaaaagctgcatgtatccgcaagtaggctccaccaaagcgaccgtgtgccgctcaaagcgcacaagcccaagtcctggtgttaggtgggacgctaaacagccctgacacgacggccctccgacgagacaggaggtttgcgcaggcccaataagccgcctagaaaaccaatcattacgaacaatataagagataatgcgactcgatataatcggcaaagacctaggcgacgaatacaggatcacgattggaagcttggaacatggaactgcaagtcgctaggcttcgcaggttgcgataggataatctacgatgaattacatccccgcaacttcgatgtcgtagaaatctgctggacaggacagaaagtgtggaaaagcgggcatcgagcggctaccttctaccaaagctgtggcaccaccaacgagctgggaaccggcttcatagtgctgggaaagatgcgccaacgcgtgattgggtggcagccaatcaacgcaaggatgtgcaagctgaggattaaaggccgtttcttcaactatagcatcatcaacgtgcactgcccacacgaagggagacccgacgacgagaaagaagcgttctacgcacagctggagcagacatacgatggatgcccactgcgggacgttaaaatcgtcatcggtgacatgaacgcacaggtaggaagggaggaaatgtatagaccggtcatcggaccggatagtctgcacaccgtatcgaatgacaacggccaacgatgcataaacttcgcagcctcccgcggaatggtagtccgaagcaccttctttccccgcaaaaatatccacaaggccacatggagatcacctaaccaagaaacggaaaacccaAAACGACCacattctaatcgacggtaaattcttctccgacataacgaacgtccgcacttaccgcagtgcgaatattgaatccgaccactacctcgttgcagtatgcctgcgctcaaaactctcgacggtgtacaacacgcgtcgaagtcggacgccgcggcttaacattgggcggctacaagacggtagactagcccaagaatacgcgcagcagctggaagtggcacttccaacggaagagcagctaggcgcagcatctcttgaagatggctggagagatattcgatccgccattggtagcaccgcaaccgctgcacttggcacggtgcccccggatcagagaaacgactggtatgacggcgaatgtgagcagttagtggcagagaagaatgcagcatgggcgagatttctgcaacaccgcacgagggcgaacgaggcacgatataaacaggcgcggaacagacaaaactcgattttccggaggaaaaagcgccagcaggaagatcgagaccgtgaagaaacggagcaactgtaccgcgctaataacacatgaaagttctatgagaagttaaaccgttcacgtaagggccacgtgccacagcctgatatgtgtaaggacataaacgggaaccttcttacgaacgagcgtgaggtgatccaaaggtggcggcagcactacgacgaacacctgaatggcgatgtggcagacgaagatggcggtatggtgatggacctgggagaacgcgcgcaggacataattctaccggctccggatctccaggaaatccaggaggagattggccggctgaagaacaacaaagcccctggggttgaccaactaccaggagagctatttaaacacggtggtgaggcactggctagagcgctgcactgggtcattaccaaggtttgggaggaggaagttttgccgcaggagtggatggaaggtgtcgtgtgtcccatctacaaaagggcgataagctggattgtagcaactaccgcgcaatcacattgctgaacgccgcctacaaggtactctcccaaattttatgccgtcgactagcactaactgcaagggagttcgtgggcagtaccaggcgggttttatgggcgaacgctccaccacggaccaggtgtttgccattcgccaagtactgcagaaatgccgcgaatacaacgtgcccacacatcatctattcatcgacttcaaagctgcatatgatacaatcgatcgggaccagctatggcagctaatgcacgaacacggttttccggataaactgacacggttgatcaaagcgacgatggatcgggtgatgtgcgtagttcgagtttcaggggcattctcgagtcccttcgaaacccgcagagggttacggcaaggtgatggtctttcgtgtttgctattcaacatcgctttggaaggtgtaatacgaagagcagggattaacacgagtggtacaattttcaataagtccgtccagctatttggtttcgccgacgacatagatattatggcacgtaactttgagaagatggaggaaacctacatcagactgaagagggaagctaagcggatcggactagtcatcaacacgtcgaagacgaagtacatgataggaagaggttcaagagaagacaatgtgagccacccaccgcgagtttgcatcggtggtgacgaaatcgaggtggttgaagaatttgtgtacttgggctcactggtgactgccgaaaatgacaccagcagagaaattcggagacgcatagtggctggaaatcgtacgtactttggactccgcaagacgctccgatcgaatagagttcgccgccgtaccaaactgacaatctacaaaacgctaattagaccggtagtcctctacggacacgagacctggacgatgctcgtggaggaccaacgcgcacagttttcgaaaggaaagtgctgcgtaccatctatggtggggtgcagatggcggacggtacgtggaggaggcgaatgaaccacgaattgcatcagctgttgggagaaccatccatcgttcacatcgcgaaaatcggacgactgcgatgggccgggcacgtagccagaatcgtaacccggtgaaaatggttctcgacaacgatccgacgggcacaagaaggcgaggtgcgcagcgggcaaggtggatcgatcaggtggaagatgacttgcggaccctccgtagactgcgtggttggcgacgtgtagccatggaccgagccgaatggagaagactcttatataccgcacaggccacttcggccttagtctgaataaataaataataataaataggtctttgccgattatatcgagtcgcattatctcttatattgttcgtaattattggttttccaggcggcttattgggcctgcgcaaacctcctgtctcgtcggagggccgtcgtgtcacggctgtttagcgtcccacctaacaccaggacttgagcttgtgcgctttgagcggcacacggtacctttggtggggcctacttgcggatacatgcagctttttatagaggtttaacagggcccactgtcaaaccccaccacatcctaggcaagccccacaactcgcagatggcctgggagggatcgtcaagcccttggacatagtccctgctgccccttgaATCCTTGCTTACGCCTGCTAATAATggtagtcgtgaaatacgaatgcGCATCATCTGAAAGGCTGCTTGTACGGTAGTTGGCCACAGAAAGacatattttttcttaaaaattgattttatatgaCTTTTTGTAAGGTAGTCATTTGACATTTGTAATTTTACTGTACTAGAGAGATTTCTTGGACTTCTAGAGATTTCAAAAAAGTAATTTTACTCTTCCTTACACGATAATGAAATTCCATCGAGTAGAAGATATCGAGTGACCAcagtaaaatcttaaaattttgtaaattgaTGAAAATGGCAAAAACTTACAAGTTAGAGAACATCGAATCACAAAGAGTTTACTGAAGCATGTATTTCTGCAGATAATTTTGCAGTAATAAGCAAAACTGCTTTAATTTGTTTAAGTATTGACAAAGAGCTTTGCATTTTTGCGTGGCCTTCACACCAACCGATGTAGGGGGACTGTTCCGTTTTTCATCTCACAGaccatatattcatctcatcgcaaaagaaagaaatacagcaccaatctcgtcgcttcctTCTCCTAATACGCATGCTAATacgcactgctgaaaaaaaaatacaaaaatgagaaacaaataatattcttttacatttctttgtttttaatgggatgAACATGgcagctatgagatgaagtgccgaacagtTCCCCGAATtgtatgttataaaaattagtTATAATGATGTTGACAAAAGAACGTCACATTTTTTAATAATGTTTGCATACATCCGCTACAGTGGTATGGTACTTGAAGGAAACCGCATGGGTGCAATGAAACTGGATCGTCATTTGCTTCcactttttaaaatcaaaaaagtaCTCTTACACTATTGGCACTATTGCCCCAACAACTGATCCTTGTTACTTTTCCAAGTCGTATACACCGTCCAACACACCGTAAAGCCCCTTGTTTGACTCTTGGTAATGTAAGTCCTATAACATAATAACACAATGTAAATATCTTCCCACATTTTATTGATTACCTTTTATGCGAAAATATAATTCCATCCACGATTGAACCCCATTCCAGACGTACCTGGACGACGCAAACGGCAACACGCTGTTGGCCCATCCATCGGCATCGGCGTCGGCAACAGTAGACCAAGTGTCGCCATCCACAACGACAAGCACGCTGGTCGCCAACGAAACCCTAATCATTCAATCACCCTCGAACGATGACCTCAGCCAGAGCCTTTCCGAATACACCGATGCGGACGAAAGTATCTCGGCACCGACGGAACTGCTCGCCGAGGTAGGCCAAGCTCTCTGTTACAAATGGACACCCCGCAATTATGTTCTCTGACTCTTTCCACAGTTCTTATCCGCGGTGATGTTGCGCGATTACGTGAACGCCCTCAAGTACTGCAAGCTTAGTATGTCTGCGATAAAAAATTGCCATTTTCCAATCGATTAATTGCTTTCTTTATCTACCACACTGACCCAGTTTTACAATACGAGCCGAACAACAGTACAGCCCGTGACTTCTACCCGCATATCCTGTCGAAGATAGCTTTGGAGGCGAACAACAGCGGCAGCGGAGCTGCCGGTGCACTAACATTGGACCAGCAATCGGGCGAAAGCGATGAGAATTACAACTTCAACTACAGTACCTCGTCGTCCAACTCGGACGACATCAACATTGACGAGGTGGTTATGATTTGCAGCAGCGAGAGCGAACAGTCATCGAACTGCAGTTCATATCTGGATTATTCGAACAGTAGTGGGGCCAGCAGcggcagcaacaacagcagcagtggCGCTGAGCTGGACGAGCAGGCCTTGGACCGCATCAACAGGAACAGCACAGAGTCGGATCAGTTGCCACCGTCGCAGTCGGCGACGGACAACAATACTTCGCACTCGTACTCGAGCTTGCTGCTGGAGGAGGAAGAGAAGGATCTGTCGCTGTCGGATATCTCCAACTTGAACATTGAAGATGATGAGAATGGTGAGTGATGCCGTTGCGATTATCCTTTGTGTATATGTTTGTCTTCATCGTACATACAGCAATACACCGAATGACTTCAGGTTAGGGAGAACATTTTTTGGGCAGAGCCTCTATTCGTTACCCAAATTACCAAAAAAAATTCCGGGGAGGTTAGAAAGAATTCGGAAAAATAGAATATTTGATACCACTTTCACAGTCTCTGTGTTGCTCTGACCAATAAAGGCGGACGTACTAACGATTTCCCAACGCATCTACTTCGGCGTCCACCTTATTCTATAATCTCCATTTTCAGATTCCGCGGAAGGTGCCGACGCCTCTTCACCACCAACTCAGCCAACGTCTCAACCACTGACAACGCCCCAGGTGGCTCAACTAACCAAAGCTCAACCGCCATCTGCACCGGCCTCCGCAACTTCTTCCCCGAAATCGCAACCTCTTGCGTCAAAAATTGTGGCCATGCTGCGCGCCCGGGTCATACCCTCGCGACACTACTCGACTAACGACTAAACATCTCCCCCATCACGATTCCACGGTCGATCTTTCAGTAGGCGTAAGTGCGTACGTAGGCACAAATTTGCTGTAACAAACAATATCTCTGAATGAAGAACTTAGGGCCTTGCTATATATATTTACATACACTTTACTATAATTGAAAATCAGTCCAAAGAAACACACAAAACTGTTGTTTACCATGTATTTTACTTCTATATGACTTATACTCAACCAGAAATGATTATACTCTTTGAACATTTGGTCGATATTTAATCCCCTTTCGATATAAGAACATCTAAATGATAAAAGGCGTAACAATCCTATACTGCATTATAATCAGTTCGCGAAGCAGTACAATTAGAACAAATTACCCAAAGACCTGCTTGATTTTCTCTAAACTTGAAACCCGATAATCATCACCGGAAATTTCATCATCAACAACATGGAGAGACCAACTTCTAACTGGAGGATAGAATCATTAACAATTTTAGGTacatttacagaaaaaaaaactaatatatTATACGTAGACGGACGGACGTTTGCAAACAGGAAAACGATCTGTTGTAGTTGGATACGGCGTAACATGAAATGACTGATCAATTTTCATTCagagttaaaaaaaatcgacttttagaAAGTGATAAGAAAAGTTTAAAGGAAGCTAACTCCTTGCAGGCATTGCAGTGAGAATACTTTTCGTGGAGTTCGCATTCGATTCTTTGTCATTGGCACATATCTAGAGAAAGAGTGAATAGTTAGTTCCTTAAGAATGCAATTCATCATTTGAACGAAACGGTCGGATAAGACTTATACTAGACTAGGCAACGTTGAGATCTCGCAGAACGTGTTGCTGCACAACAATTCAAATAATACGAACCCAAGAGTGCAAACAGAGTTTACCTAGTGCATATAAAACCGAGCATACAAAAACTTAAGTGCGATTGTTTAACTGAACACAAACTTGTTTCGAATTATGAACAATAATTATATCACTTAAAATGTACTCACTATATATCGAAAGCTGAAACACTGACATTTAGGAGGAACAAATAACGCGTTtccatgagaaaaaaaatacacaaatgtAACCTTATCGTGCGTGTAACAGAAAATGTAACAAAGTGTGAAATAAAGatctaataaaattaaaatgctGTGTTTGTCACTCTTACAGTTaaaacaatagaggtaataaactatagaggacgattgtcactgtggttccctttgttatcgtccacaaacatgttgggtacctatctgtcaaaacgttctgattttttcttcgttgacatttagtgccctatcctcgccagcaaaagatgtttcgccagtgacgacagcgacaatctccctctatagtttattacctctattgttaaAACGCTCCAGTATCCTTGCAAGCAAAGGCCTATGGTCACCATTCAGAAGATAGAGAGGGAATTCTGGGCATAGTGTACCATTGTACTTGTCACAGCAGGCATTTCAAATGTACCGCATCATAACAGCCTTTCAATGACTGTCGCCTTGGTTCAATCATGACAGCCGTGCTATCGGTGCTGTCGGCGACGGCCCTCATACGCAATCAGATGAAATGGAATATTGCTGGTGACCTCGGATGACAGTTCCATTTCaagaccaaattttcaaaacaacttacctgcttttgtaaacaaagattcaaacgacgatttgacgaatctgatagttctcccacgcaaaccaacagcatcaacaggtagcggaaatcttcatctacctattggtggtgttgttTTGCGtgagagagctatcagattcgtcaagtcgtcgtttgaatctttgtttacaaaagcaggtaagtcgttttgaaaattttgtcttgatttattcGCTTTCGGGTCGTTCGTTCCCAGCAAGGAGAATGAGCCTAGCATGACCCGAACTTTAGGGTAACCTGTTACCTCATGAGCCTAAGAAAATGATTCACGTTAGGGTAAACCTCGACTAAAATTACGCTATATTGCAACATCGTGTTGGGCGTTTGCTGATTTCAGACGTCTGTGTTAGGGTAACATTAGTGTAACCTTACCCTTGTAACGAAGAAGTATGTCCTTACAACCGTTCAgcagcttaagcgccactcccagTACTAGGGAGGCTGCTGGCGTACGTTTGAGTCCGGCTGAGACCCTTATCCTTAGGCGAGTAAAGTGGTTCAAACACTCTCGTTCACTTCAACTACCCAAACCCGAAGCGAATAAATTGGGAACCCTTTGGACCAAATGGAAAAATATCATTCATCAAATATTATAATTAAAACTAACACCATTTAAACAAAGCATCTAGAAGTAACAAACTCAAAAGCAGTTATATTAATTGTGCATCTCATTTTAGGGGTTTACAATTGACGGATGGGCGATCTTACTATCTATCCTACCTCAATTCTATTCTAAGCGTGGCTCTTGTTGAGGAGTTCCCACGACGCATCGAGATGGGGTGGTGATTTCGTTGGCGTACGCATGGAATTCAAATTGGTTGTAGCCGATCTTGCCATCACACGGTCGAGCAGTGAGTCACTAAGTCCCAGAAAAGACGCGCGTAGCGATTTCGAGCTCACGAGTACTCGCGTAGTTCAAATGGTTCGCCAATGAACGCGTGAACCGCACCGCAAATGGCCTTCCGGTCAAGCAGATTTCCACGAGTGACCGGCGCGTGTGCGTGTGCGTAAAAATGAACCTCTCAGGCGGCGACCGAAACGTTGGTGGGCGAGTACTCTTCGGCAACGAAGCTTTGGGGGTGGTTATGGGTCGTACGGGTGGAAAACGCAACACCTCACTTACGACTCGGGCGAATGGCTTGATTCGGTTGTGGAACCACTGCTCGATCCAACTGACTCCTGGGCGACTCGACTGATAACGACTTGATACGGCAGCACGTGTGGTCAGCCCCTTCGCTGAGTACACATAGGCACCCCACGTTGAGTAGGGATTCCTATTCAACGGGATAATTAGGTCGATTCTCACAAAAGGATAATCATTATAGCTTACCTAAGCGGATTGGGATATCATTTACCAATCCCTAGTCCTACGCTAAGAACACGTGCTTTTGTACTATCGTGTTTTCTATGAAATTCTAAAACAGTACTAGTAATTTTCATTAGCAATCATTTCTTCACAACGAATTATCAGCACTTACTATGTTTTCACAACTATCTAACTATTATTAGAATTAAATGCTGCGAACTGGTTGATAACAATTTACCAAATTTGCTTTTAGGCTTCACTTAGCTTTCAAATTGCACGTTAGAGTACGTCTGCATTGAACTAAACACTCTGTCCAAATGGCGCAATAATCCAATACAGGATTCTATTGTACCCCTATGGGTATAGAATTTCCAATCATTTTGTTTGGATTAAAGAAAATCTACTCGGGTGATTTCCAGGTAGGTACAAAAGACCCCCACTTAAAATTTAGATAATACATTCGATTACTCAGTGCAAACCATATTGCTAGAGTCCCATCGGATGAACATAAAATCGGTTGCCGTCGTTTGGTAGAGTAGAAGGAGTGAACTTATTTGAGTGGAGCTCAATACATCTTCACGAAATTACACCGTCAGCGTTGCCCTAGTATCCGTTAGGTGGCAGCACAAGTTTGCCGAAAGCTCATGTTGTATATTTTTGAACGGACACTTTTTTGAGCAAATATAAGGtagtaaaatcaattgttaCACCCTAACGTGAGTCATTTTGTGAGCCGATAGAAATCATGTTAATGTAGTAGTGAGCGTATATttttgaacttccggaggaattcctggaggaacttccgaaggaattcctggaggaactcccggaggaattcctggaggagcttccggagaaattcctgtaggaacttccggaggaacttccagaggaattcctggagaaacttccagaggaattcctggaggaacttccggaggaattcctggaggaacttccggaggaattcctggaggaacttccggaggaactcctgtaggaacttgcggaagaactcccggaggaattcctggaggaactttcggaggaattcctggaggtacttccggaggaattcctggaggaacttccggaggaattcctggaggaacttcctgaggaattcctggaggaacttcctgaggaattcctggaggaacttcctgaggaatctctggagaaactctcggaggaatctcTAGaaaaactctcggaggaattcctggaggaaattttgaaggaattcctggagcaatttccggaggaatttcttaagaacacccggaggaatttcttaagaacacccggaggaattctttgaggaactcccgggggaattcctggaggaactcccgaagtaattcctgaaggaactctggGAGGGACTTCCCAAGGAACTcttggataaattcctggagaagctctcggaggaattcctggaggaactcgcagagaaattcctggagaaattctttgaggaactcccggaggaatttccggagaaattcctagtgAAACTCCCGTAGGATTTCCTTGAgcgacttccggaagaattccctgaggaacaccgggaggaattcctggagcatctccgggaggaactccggaaggaattcctggagaaactcccagagcaattcctggaggaattcctggaggaaatcctggaggaacttccggagcaattctcttcgggagaaattcgtggaggaactccgggaggaatccctggaagaactcccagagggatttctagaggaactctcagaggaattcctgaaacagttctcggaggaattcctgaaggaactcttgaagaaatttctagggaaactcccggaggaatttctagaggatccccaggaggaactcccggagaaatttctagcGAAACTCCCGTAAGGATTTCCTTGAgcgacttccggaggaattgtcgaagggattcctagaggaactccgggaggaattcgtggaagaactccgggaggaattcctggaagaactacgggagcaattcctggaggagctcccggtggattttcttgaggaacttctggaggaatttcttgaagaaactaacgaaggaattcctgggggaactggcgaaggaattcctggaagaactccgggaggaattcctggaggaacttcggaaggaatccgTGGAGGAACTCCGAGAGgatctccgggagttccaccaggaattcctccggaagttcctccagaaattcttccggaagttcctccagaaattcttccggaagttcctccaggaattcttttgaaaacttctagattcaaaggaattcatgtcggaattgtcggaggaattcctgaattaaATATCGAAGAGATGCGTGGAAGTTTTtctggaattttcggaggaatttcttgataaTGTTTCGAAGAAAGTCGTGGaaggatttctggaagaatctTTGGAGAAACTTCTGTAGGAATCGCTGAAGAAACTCATGACAAAAAAACCTAGAGGATTTCTCGAATATATTTCTACTAcccccgagaattcctccagtagtacCTCCGAAAGTTTGACCAGGCATTACTTCGAGATTTCGTCCGGGAATTAGTCCATGAAATccaaactcaaattatgattgttcagcataactaagcaaacgatctaccattatttcaatCCCATACGCGTTAtagttctttcatctcgtgctcttgaaaaaaatattggaaaagcacgagGTTTACAAactggccgatttctggctttattgtagAACCACCTTAAGAATATCTTAAAGGAATTCATGTAGTAAttgtgatggaatgttgacattttcatcaatacagatcattaagcatagactgcgaaatggtgagttgacatctgggaaggagcgacctacacagctctggtcctcacaagttccaatctcacgcttccacgggtcttccgatgacaaacgatcgccagctaagggttttgtacttagctgatagtgcagcctgggcactgttgtccttctaacatcagctagagtgagggggtgcgacTAAAGgaaccatcgtccctaacccctaatcccaaggcgttaagcgacccgtgcgttcttcaattagtggtagtagtatcggcgacaaccccttcgcaagaggtgagttgttcaggtctccgcctaggaggccagaagcaatagtcggcagctcagtgcgcagcgccagcgtgggtcacttaaccttcatctcggctaaagaatcgccggtagaggttatttacggcccatggcttgtggaggcgatgaaccgcaaacgcgatgggctttctgctttcgaggtggcgacggaacagctggacgccatcatcgacttgtgtcatcgaagcataatatcagtaaggacctcaagaggagcttgctgaaact
Encoded proteins:
- the LOC134213049 gene encoding uncharacterized protein LOC134213049 — translated: MSRLFMNTTYLDDANGNTLLAHPSASASATVDQVSPSTTTSTLVANETLIIQSPSNDDLSQSLSEYTDADESISAPTELLAEFLSAVMLRDYVNALKYCKLILQYEPNNSTARDFYPHILSKIALEANNSGSGAAGALTLDQQSGESDENYNFNYSTSSSNSDDINIDEVVMICSSESEQSSNCSSYLDYSNSSGASSGSNNSSSGAELDEQALDRINRNSTESDQLPPSQSATDNNTSHSYSSLLLEEEEKDLSLSDISNLNIEDDENDSAEGADASSPPTQPTSQPLTTPQVAQLTKAQPPSAPASATSSPKSQPLASKIVAMLRARVIPSRHYSTND